A stretch of the Actinomyces qiguomingii genome encodes the following:
- a CDS encoding holo-ACP synthase, with protein sequence MGVKPRLPDVPERQDGEVLGVGVDLVHVPGLAEQLEQPGTVFAERAFTARELREAARRADATGSAQAEHLAGRWAAKEAFIKAWSGAVNIRAGRSLAPQLPPEAVDWREIELISDRWGRPSLRLSGTVAASVIESLGTGAAATDRWPVSLTHDGDWAAAVVLCTRI encoded by the coding sequence ATGGGCGTTAAACCGCGGTTGCCCGACGTCCCCGAACGTCAAGACGGTGAGGTCCTCGGCGTCGGGGTGGACCTGGTGCATGTGCCCGGCCTGGCCGAGCAGTTGGAGCAGCCGGGAACCGTCTTCGCCGAGCGGGCTTTCACCGCCCGGGAGCTGCGTGAGGCCGCCCGCCGCGCCGACGCCACCGGCTCGGCGCAGGCCGAGCACCTGGCCGGGCGCTGGGCCGCGAAGGAGGCCTTCATCAAGGCCTGGTCGGGCGCCGTCAACATCCGCGCCGGACGATCCCTCGCTCCTCAGCTCCCGCCCGAGGCGGTGGACTGGCGGGAGATCGAACTGATTAGTGATCGTTGGGGACGCCCATCCTTGCGTTTAAGCGGAACCGTGGCCGCCTCGGTTATCGAATCCCTCGGTACCGGTGCCGCCGCTACGGACCGTTGGCCCGTCTCCCTGACCCACGACGGCGACTGGGCGGCCGCCGTCGTGCTGTGCACCCGCATCTGA
- the dhaL gene encoding dihydroxyacetone kinase subunit DhaL has protein sequence MSPTALTELDAGDTAAWIRRAARLIAVRADELTALDAAIGDADHGANMKRGMNAAVEALPDAPEAPAAVLKQTAMALISKVGGAAGPLYGTFFLRMSTALAGRQTIDTAALADAVAAGIGGIVQRGNAETGDKTMLDAWSPALQALRDRSGEAEGTLARAVAAAADAAAAGRDATEPMLAKKGRASYLGERSIGHIDPGAASTALIMQALADVVSGRVTGEA, from the coding sequence ATGTCACCCACAGCGCTGACGGAACTGGACGCAGGCGACACCGCCGCCTGGATCCGGCGTGCCGCCCGACTCATCGCAGTGCGCGCCGATGAGCTGACAGCACTGGACGCTGCCATTGGCGACGCCGACCACGGTGCCAACATGAAGCGCGGAATGAACGCCGCTGTTGAGGCGCTGCCCGACGCCCCCGAAGCCCCGGCCGCTGTTCTCAAGCAGACCGCCATGGCTCTGATCTCGAAGGTCGGTGGCGCCGCCGGCCCCCTGTACGGCACCTTCTTCCTGCGCATGTCCACCGCTTTAGCCGGTAGACAGACGATAGACACCGCTGCCCTGGCCGACGCCGTCGCCGCCGGCATCGGCGGGATCGTTCAACGCGGCAATGCCGAGACCGGGGACAAGACCATGCTCGATGCCTGGAGTCCAGCTCTGCAGGCGCTCCGGGACCGCAGCGGCGAAGCGGAGGGAACCCTGGCGCGAGCCGTCGCCGCCGCAGCCGATGCCGCCGCGGCAGGACGCGACGCCACCGAGCCCATGCTGGCCAAGAAGGGGCGCGCCTCCTACCTGGGTGAGCGCTCCATCGGCCACATTGATCCCGGCGCCGCCTCCACCGCTCTGATCATGCAGGCACTTGCCGATGTCGTTAGTGGCCGGGTGACGGGCGAAGCATGA
- the dhaK gene encoding dihydroxyacetone kinase subunit DhaK has product MKKLINSVDDVVSNALTGMAAAHPDRLRVDMARHIVYRATPKEDGKVAIVSGGGSGHEPLHGGFVGTGMLDAACAGEIFTSPVPDQVSAATAAVDRGAGVLHIVKNYTGDVMNFDMAAEMVAAESGTQVATVITADDVAVEDSLYTAGRRGVGVTVIVEKIAGAAAEQGLSLEQVAAIAKRTSESGRSMGVALTSCTVPANGKPSFDLPDDEMEIGIGIHGEPGRHRAKIAPADEIAKQLVDPVLAELPDGDHGVIALLNGMGGSPLLELYLMYGEVAKRLEAAGVKVERSLVGDYITSLDMAGCSLTLVRADEEMLRLWDAPVDTPGLRWGV; this is encoded by the coding sequence ATGAAAAAGCTCATCAACTCCGTCGACGACGTGGTAAGCAACGCGCTGACAGGAATGGCTGCGGCGCACCCCGACCGTCTCAGAGTCGACATGGCACGGCACATCGTCTACCGCGCCACCCCAAAGGAAGACGGCAAGGTCGCCATCGTCTCCGGAGGCGGCAGCGGACACGAGCCCCTGCACGGGGGCTTCGTCGGCACGGGCATGCTAGATGCCGCCTGCGCCGGGGAGATCTTCACCTCGCCCGTTCCCGATCAGGTTAGCGCCGCCACCGCCGCCGTGGACCGCGGAGCCGGCGTACTGCACATCGTGAAGAACTACACCGGTGACGTCATGAACTTCGACATGGCCGCCGAGATGGTGGCGGCCGAATCCGGCACCCAGGTCGCTACCGTCATCACCGCCGACGACGTGGCCGTGGAGGACTCCCTGTACACCGCCGGGCGACGCGGCGTGGGCGTGACCGTGATCGTGGAGAAGATAGCCGGCGCCGCCGCCGAACAGGGATTGTCACTGGAGCAGGTGGCCGCCATCGCCAAGCGCACTTCTGAATCCGGTCGCTCCATGGGCGTGGCCCTGACCTCCTGCACTGTCCCGGCCAATGGCAAGCCGTCCTTCGACCTGCCCGATGATGAGATGGAAATCGGCATCGGCATTCATGGCGAACCCGGCCGCCACCGCGCCAAGATCGCCCCCGCGGATGAGATCGCCAAACAGCTGGTCGACCCCGTCCTGGCCGAGCTTCCCGACGGCGACCACGGCGTGATCGCCCTGCTCAACGGTATGGGCGGTAGCCCGCTGCTGGAGCTCTACCTGATGTACGGCGAAGTCGCCAAGCGGCTCGAGGCTGCCGGTGTGAAGGTGGAACGCTCGCTGGTGGGCGACTACATCACCAGTCTCGACATGGCCGGATGCTCGCTCACGCTGGTGCGCGCAGACGAGGAGATGCTGCGACTGTGGGACGCCCCAGTGGACACACCCGGCCTGCGATGGGGGGTATGA
- a CDS encoding PTS-dependent dihydroxyacetone kinase phosphotransferase subunit DhaM, giving the protein MTGIVVVSHSRPLADAAVTLVRGLIPGLEAPLEVAAGLPDGTLGTDATEIMAAIEAADDGTGVVVLADLGSGVLAAQTALELLDPELAARVHLSGGALVEGLVAAYAAAGTGKDPVAARADADAAASLKLRQVAGPPPP; this is encoded by the coding sequence ATGACGGGTATCGTCGTCGTCTCTCATTCACGCCCCCTTGCCGACGCCGCCGTGACCTTGGTCAGGGGCCTGATACCCGGCCTGGAGGCGCCACTGGAGGTGGCCGCGGGCCTGCCAGACGGCACCCTGGGCACGGACGCCACCGAGATCATGGCGGCTATTGAGGCCGCCGACGACGGCACCGGCGTGGTGGTTCTCGCGGACCTGGGCAGTGGTGTCTTGGCTGCTCAGACGGCCCTGGAGCTGCTCGATCCGGAGTTGGCCGCACGTGTACACCTGTCCGGTGGAGCGCTCGTGGAGGGACTTGTGGCCGCCTACGCCGCCGCAGGCACGGGCAAGGACCCCGTTGCGGCACGCGCCGACGCCGACGCCGCAGCTTCGCTTAAACTGCGGCAGGTTGCAGGCCCCCCGCCCCCGTAG
- a CDS encoding Txe/YoeB family addiction module toxin: protein MSLIWSTHAWEDYLWRQVEDRPVLKRVNLLLQDIQRHGNEGLDKPEALRGNLSGYWLRRITAEHKLVYPVAGDDILVVACRLHYGR, encoded by the coding sequence ATGAGCCTCATCTGGTCAACCCACGCCTGGGAGGACTACCTGTGGCGGCAGGTCGAAGATCGCCCAGTCCTCAAACGCGTCAACCTCCTCCTCCAGGACATCCAACGGCACGGCAACGAGGGCCTCGACAAGCCCGAGGCCCTCCGCGGCAATCTCAGCGGCTACTGGTTGCGCCGCATCACGGCCGAGCACAAGCTCGTCTACCCAGTGGCTGGGGACGACATCCTCGTAGTTGCGTGCAGGCTCCACTATGGGCGTTAA
- the putP gene encoding sodium/proline symporter PutP gives MTETTFQAISMIIYFVGMVAIGWWAYGHNDSLDDYMLADRGLGPAVTALSAGASDMSGWLLMGLPGALYASGLVEAWIAVGLTVGAWLNWRYVAPRLRSYTEVARDSITIPGFLDNRLHDDRHLLRWASGGVIVIFFTFYVSSGMVSGGTFFESSFGMDYRLGLTVVAGITVMYTLVGGFLAVSYTDLVQGIMMVTALIAVPVVGVVRMGGLGETLQAVTAVDPHYWAVLGPSTSVIGIVSSLAWGLGYFGQPHIIVRFMALRSPQEAVAGRRIGIGWMLFAVAGAAATAIVGIAIFQRDGTALANPETVFIALGQLLFHPFVAGFMLAAILAAIMSTISSQLLVISSALIEDLYRQVFHRPVSQRRLVMYSRFAVLTVAVVAAAMAWTPNDTILALVAFAWAGFGASFGPTILLCLYWKRLTALGAFVGIITGAVVVMIWGNVSGGPGGILDLYELAPGFAANLLAAWAVSRAGRPDEAVSAEFDAAVAAAR, from the coding sequence ATGACCGAGACAACCTTCCAAGCCATCTCCATGATCATCTACTTCGTTGGAATGGTGGCGATCGGCTGGTGGGCTTACGGTCATAACGACTCCCTGGACGATTACATGCTTGCCGATCGGGGCCTCGGCCCCGCGGTAACCGCACTGTCAGCGGGCGCCTCCGATATGTCCGGCTGGCTGCTCATGGGGCTTCCAGGGGCTCTATACGCCAGCGGGCTGGTGGAGGCGTGGATCGCCGTAGGACTGACGGTGGGCGCCTGGCTGAACTGGAGGTACGTGGCGCCTCGGCTGCGTTCCTATACCGAGGTCGCCCGGGATTCCATCACTATCCCCGGCTTCCTAGACAACCGCCTGCATGACGATCGGCATCTGCTGCGTTGGGCCAGCGGCGGCGTAATCGTCATCTTCTTCACCTTCTACGTCTCTTCCGGAATGGTCTCCGGAGGCACCTTCTTCGAGTCCTCCTTCGGCATGGATTACCGCCTGGGCCTGACCGTGGTGGCCGGCATTACCGTCATGTACACGCTCGTCGGCGGTTTTCTAGCGGTTTCCTACACGGATCTGGTGCAGGGAATCATGATGGTCACGGCGCTGATCGCCGTACCGGTTGTGGGTGTGGTCCGCATGGGCGGGTTGGGGGAGACGCTGCAGGCCGTCACCGCGGTCGACCCGCACTACTGGGCAGTGCTCGGCCCAAGCACCTCTGTGATCGGGATCGTGTCCTCGCTGGCCTGGGGGCTGGGCTACTTCGGACAGCCACATATCATCGTCCGCTTCATGGCCCTGCGCTCCCCCCAGGAGGCTGTTGCCGGACGACGTATCGGTATCGGCTGGATGCTGTTCGCCGTCGCCGGAGCCGCCGCCACCGCCATCGTCGGGATTGCGATCTTCCAACGCGATGGCACCGCCCTGGCCAACCCGGAGACTGTGTTCATTGCCCTGGGTCAGCTGCTGTTCCACCCATTCGTGGCCGGATTCATGCTCGCCGCGATCCTGGCCGCCATCATGTCCACTATTTCCAGTCAGCTGCTGGTGATCTCCTCGGCGTTGATTGAAGACCTGTACCGGCAGGTCTTCCACCGCCCGGTCTCCCAGCGGCGCCTGGTCATGTACTCACGCTTCGCCGTGCTCACCGTCGCGGTAGTCGCCGCGGCCATGGCTTGGACGCCCAATGACACGATCCTGGCACTGGTCGCCTTCGCCTGGGCGGGCTTCGGCGCTTCTTTCGGCCCCACCATCCTGCTGTGCCTGTACTGGAAGCGATTGACTGCCCTCGGAGCCTTCGTCGGCATTATCACCGGCGCCGTTGTGGTGATGATCTGGGGCAATGTCTCCGGAGGGCCGGGAGGCATCCTTGACCTGTATGAGCTCGCTCCCGGGTTCGCGGCTAACCTGCTGGCCGCCTGGGCTGTATCCCGGGCAGGTCGGCCTGATGAGGCGGTGTCCGCTGAGTTCGACGCCGCCGTCGCCGCCGCCCGCTGA